The Asterias amurensis chromosome 16, ASM3211899v1 genomic sequence CCTGTAgacgaccagggcccaatttcataaagctgcttaagcacaaaatgttgcttaagcaaaaaaaaatccttgcttagtaaaatcagattaccggccaagactccactcaagtgttatgctaagtaaacaaacaacagctaaataccagtcacaagcaatatatatggcatgaaattttggccagcaATAATGTGTAAACCAAGCGAGCTTTTTTTCGTGCTAAagcatttttttgcttaagtagctctatgaaattggccccagagcatactgggccaaatttcatagagctgcttaagcacaacattttgcttaagcgaaacaatccttgcttagtaaaatcagattaccggccaagagtccactcaattgttatgctaagtaaacaacagctaaataccagtcacaagcaatgtatatggcatacaAATTTGgctagtaacatgtgtaaaataagcgagctattttcgtgcttaagcaaatttgtttgcttaagcagctttatgaaattggccccagagcatactggtcgaaacgttgagttgtcaaccaccggttcttttttaGTACCAACACACTCTTATTAAAGAGACTTCACATTGTGCTCCCGCAAACGTCTCTTTAGTAAGTAAAAAAGTAACTAACTTGTTTCCCCATCTGACATGTTAGGTCAAAACAAGACATCTTTATCAAGTGGAGACAGGTGCACGTAAAGCAATGTCTCTAAGGCATCAAGACTTATAAAACTCATGCTTTTTTTATTCTTAATGATTAAGACGCCTGAAGGCATTCTCAAGGTGTACTCTGTCTTTATTATGATGTAGTCTGGTAGATGAAGTTGTCTTCAACAGCTCACTCTCACCTTTAGTGAGAGGGGCCCGTTAGTTTCAGGTCTACGACCTATGCCCCATTGGAGGCACTGACATGGCAACtaaggagcaatggagagctgttgatagtttaacacattgtgagaaaagaacCCCTCTAAAGAAACGTAGTGTTTgcaaaagaggtaatttatcactcaaataatgaaagatttcagatgaagccttttattgtgcatctgaaaacacacaaaagagTAATGCAACAGGGGCGTTTCTTTCTTTCCTTATTCTCCTTGCAAAATCGATGACCAACTTGAGCCAAACTTttgacagatttgttattttaagcgtatgttgagatacaccaagtgagaagactgttttttttttttatggtgcCTGCAATGCATTCTCAAAAAGTGTACTTTGTCTTTATTATGATGTAGTCTGCTAAATGAAGTTGTCTTCTATAACAGCTCCCTTTCGAGCTTTAGTGGTAGAGGGGCGCCGTTAGTTCCAGGTCTACGACCTCTGCCCCTTCTACCTAAGAGCATCAGAGGGACCTTGGTGGACCCCAAGGGGGGTGAAGCAGGTGTAGACATCGGTGGAGCGTAGAGTCAGTGAACAATGGTCTGGGTGTTCATTGAGACCACCACAGGTGTGAGGTGGTCAGTGATCTAAAATGAAGATAGTCCGGGGAGGGATAACCCCTTGGGGACAGGTCCAAAGTGTCTTGATTGAAGACTTCAGCAAGggcatttttttaacaaaatataatacAAATTCCTTTAtctataataatagtaaattaTACGTATctttattatgtttttaaagatattgtacatgtatgtggttttcaacttatataattatttacacATATTATAGTATTGAGGGTTTGCATTTTCATTCTCTAATTTAATATAATAGCGCCTTGTTTTGTTGTTCGAATTTGAAGTTTCAATATTTTACCTGAAACACATCACTTCATGGCGCAATGTTTTCCAAACAAACAACTTCCCCACCATAAATCAAAACCCGTCTGAAAGCTGACAGGAAGGCTAGGCGGGCCCGTCGCTCCTATTCGCCCGTAACGAACCTACCTCTAATTACCATGTCTTCCCGTCACCACCAGGGGACCCTAAACGACATACCGCGGTCATGCTTTGATGTCAGGTACCTTAGCCCCGCCACCCCGGAGCTCCAAGGCCCCGCTAGACCCCAGTGAGTAACGACCGGGGCGCACTAGGAGGTCGGAACATGCAGGTGAGAGGCAATTAAAGGCTATGGTTTCACTCTACTGATGTAGTATGGGAGAGGAAGTGATGTTACAATGTGACCTCCAGTTCAACAAATAGGTTTGAATTAAAAGATTCAGTTACGCTATCTcactcagcccccccccccccccaacccctccAAAACAAAAGTCAGGTGGGTTCGgtcactttaaaggcattggacactattggtaattactaaaaatagttatcagcataaaacctcacgtGGCAATGagatggggagagtttgatggtataaaacattgtgagaaacggctccctctgaagtgccatagttttcgagaaagaagtaatttttcacatatttgatttcgagacctcagatttagaatttgaggtctcgtagtcaagcatctgaaagcacacaacttcgtgtgacaaagggtgttttttctttcatatatctcgcaacttcgaagaccgattgagctcaaattttcacaggtttgttattatgcataatgttgagacacaccaagtgagaagcctagtctttgacaaaataccaatagtgtccagtgtctttaaagccggGGTATACTTTTATTAAGGTTTCACTCCGTATTTCTGCACTGCTTTAGTATGGGAGAGAAAGTGAAGGTACTGTGTGACCCCTGCAGTTCAACAAATAGGTTCGAATTAAAAGATTCGGTTACCCTCTCTCATATCATCACCCCACCCTACCCCCTCGAAAACAAAAGCAGGTGCGTTCGGTCATCCTTCATGTACCTCTTCTGTCAATACTTTATAAACGCCTCGTAAAAACAAGCATAACGGCAACTTTTGTTGTCGAGCTAAAATTCAGCTAAATCACACATAACGCCATACAAAAAATCAAATCTAAATTAGTTTtacacaaatattgtttttaacagTTTGTAGACTGAATGCTTCAAAGACTCAATGCTAATGTTCATCTGATAAGATGAAAATAATGCAAAAGCCTAATCAAAATAAATGATTACacgacaaaaatgaaaaaagaagtAATGGGCTGCATGAGAATCTCTCATTTTTCAtaaattctttattttgttactaaacatttttgtgtgaaataagTGGAAGAGCTCACTGAAAGTTTATCTGTATTCCATGTTTATGCCCACTCATTTGTTgtatagtgttttttttcttcttttttttcaatttgctgtGTTTGTCGTGTTTTTGTAAGTTTAGAtgcagtttatttttattttttttgaagcGAGTCTGCCCTTTGGGACACCGGTTTCAATTTAGTTCATGTGATAATGACAATAAATATACTAGAAATATACAttggaggttttttttaaggctGATTAGTTCAGCTCAGATACACCAATCATTGTAAGAGCCCTCATGACTGACCATAAAATTGTAGCTTCACATTTTGGATATCAATAACCTTAGACTCCCATGGGGAGCAGCGACTATAATAATGAGTGATTTGCAGCAATAACATGATTTGGTTCATGTCAATATATAAACCCTTACTGCAATCGTGTGCACTGATGTATACTACTGCATTTTATGAGTGTCTCCATCAACACGGGTTGTCATAAATTAATTTGATATTACAAGTTGTAATAATTCACAAGATGGCGTTAATTCGCTTGGGTGGTAGTCTTATCTCGTCTGTCTTATTGTATTAGGGCCTCGTAATTTGAGCAACTTGGAGGTAACCAAGTGCAGTACATGATATGACCACTCTGGGAATAGCACTATTTTTTCCGAACTGttaaagattaaaacaaataatatacgGAAAAGGCAACCAAACTGTTACCCAGACTTAATAGAAGACTAGAaaatcctttttgtttttcatgcTCAAGTACAGGCTAAGCGCAGGAAGGGGTTTCGTAAGCAACTTTCAACAACACTGCAGCATCAATTAGTGCGTATAATGAATGGCTTTTTAATTGCACGTGTACATTCCGTGTACAAAATACAATGACAAGGTCCAGCGACCAAAAGCAGAACACTTTTTTGGCACACTTTTGTGTTCTAAGTTTAGCGGTTTTACTAGAAATATTCCCAGCCTGAATTTAAATAATTACTGAAATTAAGTCTGTACTCACCGACAAGCGTCATGTTGAACTTTTGCTGGGGTTAAAAACCgctaaaatttacaaaaacttgTGCCTTCCCGCCAAAGAACTTCTGAGCAGACGTTTACCGACATTCAaacatagcgccctcacttgacGTAAACTTCTCACTGTGTAGCAGCGCATGCGCCGAAATTAGTAAACGAACAAGATGGCGACGAACATGAACACATTTGGCGATGGCTTGTTTAAAGTCGGCAATTTTGTGTCATGTAAGACGTGTTTTGAGGAGAGAATTTCAGGGGAAGTGATGGCTTATGATGTAGGTAGCAAGATGCTTGCTCTCAGTATCCTTTTTGTGGTGAAGTTAGTGGTATATTTCATGTAATTGTGGAGTTTGACGTACGATTCGATTACGACTCCCGAGTTAAAACCCGTATGATTTCCGCTGAACTACTCACTCTGCTgtgtacactacatgtagtttttaCTTCACATGTTGTCGATTTTTATTAATACTTCTTTGTTGAATTGTTGTTACATACTAATACTAACCTTGGACGGAACTTCTAGCTACTTATAATATATCTTTAGTACTATTTACTATGAAGAATTTGGGCTATTTTTCATAATAAAcccttttttaataatttattaaacagatatgtttttcAGGGAGCAGTCTTACTCTAGGAAAACTCGCCCACCTCCTTTTACAAACTCTCAGTAGTCATTTCattagtcaattttttttcacctTTTTGTTGCAGTATTTTCATTCCAAATCTTTTTTACTAGCTTTGCCCATTTCATCATCCAGTTAGGAAAAGTTCTTCTACTGTCAATTGATTTCTCCTTAACCCATTGGAACCAGAAACACCTTCCACAAACAGTGAGAGAAAGAACACATACGATATACGGATCGTCAATTTAAATTTCGCCAAGGATCCTCAAGTAGAAAAAGTTTCATCAGACCCACAGCCTAAGTTGTCTCCACTCAACATTCAGAAGgtgattttcattttgtaattaataataagggaatcaatgtgtggtgaagaggttttcaactagtggtttaattccaacgaggcctggttcttgatcattttaccgagacaaagtcgaggtaaattttcaagaaccaggtctcggcaggtttaaaccactagttgaaaaccgattcaacacactttgattcccattcataaataccttttcggtcaaaaaacatcaacacttatggtcaaaaagtaaaataaatgcaaaaattattatttttcaatggtttctttcaacacaacacccctccagctatgaaatagtaaggcccagtcaaggccctcgggtaaacaactccttataagggaatgctgtgtgctcacgtatcgcgtgatgtggcacaactcgctcggccgttgctctcgacaaacaggaatgaagaaactgtcttcctCAATGctttcttttaaaattgttgGGGTAATTAAAATAGTTGTTGCCGTCATAAAGGCATAATTcatttgtaaaatttgtaaGATTCATTTCtacatttgtaaaattttaaagtttgtttgtatttaatgtTTCAGTTAAACAAGAGAGCGGAAGACGCCATTGCAGCGAAAAAGAATTCTTTCAGATTACTTAAAGAAGGCGTCAGTGTAGAGGCCCAACATTTATTCCAAACTATCAGGAAAACGTAAgtgataataaaataaaacaataataatacacattATTAGGTGCTTAGTATTTATTAGGTGCTTAATGCGGTTGTTTTTAAGcgcacattcagtattttcctacagggtatgtgggactacgtttgaattctgagaccaattacttttacatagccaccatgtaatggtttacaaggtgctgtggcgcaatatgctacCAATCAAATCAGGAACACCCCCTGCTCTTTTTGATAagagcactgggttcttttatgtgtgcTACACAGCACACAGGACCAACgactttatgtcccatccaaaggacgaagcattaGGGTAAAATCCCTTGCTTTAAATGACagaggtgtcacgactgggactcgaatccacactctgctgataagaaacaccagagctcgagtctggtgctcttaaccgctaggccaggACACACCACTAAAGAAAACACTCAAACGTTGTCTCATTTCTCGGTCTTTCTTAACTTAAAGTCACACCTTaaagcccggtcacacaggccccgataacgagaacgtgAATGAAATCGTAATCAATTCAGGCCCTCGATTGGTTGGATAAGCATGGGCGTATTCTGTGCgtagcaattcaaccaatagaatgccttCTCTTTGCGTCTTTAACGTTCTCGTTCTCACTGCAGTGGGACGGAGCCTTTATCGCTCTGTGCACCTCTAAGGGGTGTAATTTCACATGTTCTGTGAAAGCGTGGGTCCACAGTTATCTCCTGCGTAACCTTGTATGTTATTTCTTTTACAGACTCCCATGTGAATGGCAAGGTGCATGCATAGTAACCGGTGATGTAACGGTCCATCCACCCTATGGCACAGAAGACTGTAAAGGCAAGGAGAGTGCTCTAGCtcatattaaaaaaatagtgagtacataaattatcaagaaaataGAGTTAGTTGTTTCAAACTGATTACTAACCAACAGGACCCGCTGTTAAACTGCCAGAAACAGTTTTTAGCCTGTTTCCATCCTCGCAGAGTCTCCCTCTGAatacctagttttcgagaaagaagtatttcatccaagaatttgattttgagtcctcagatttagaatttaaggtctcgaaatcaaacatctgaaagtacacaacttggtgtgacaagggtgtttttctttcattattttctcgtaacttcgatgaccaattgagctcaaattttcacaggtttgttattttatgcatatgttgagatacaccaagtgagaagattggtcttagacaattaccaatagtgtccagtgtctttaataacccCTActattttttgaatatttatttcCAGATTGAAAAGTTTTACAAAG encodes the following:
- the LOC139948751 gene encoding protein LSM12 homolog A-like, giving the protein MATNMNTFGDGLFKVGNFVSCKTCFEERISGEVMAYDVGSKMLALKTPSTNSERKNTYDIRIVNLNFAKDPQVEKVSSDPQPKLSPLNIQKLNKRAEDAIAAKKNSFRLLKEGVSVEAQHLFQTIRKTLPCEWQGACIVTGDVTVHPPYGTEDCKGKESALAHIKKIIEKFYKDQQSSST